The Pseudomonas rhizosphaerae genomic sequence GGCGGCATGGAGAACATGAGCCTGGCGCCCTACGTACTGCCAGCTGCCCGTACCGGGTTGCGCATGGGCAACGCAGCGCTGGTCGACAGCATGATCAAGGACGGCCTGTGGGATGCCTTCAACGACTACCACATGGGCATCACGGCCGAAAACCTCGCCGATCGATACGGCATCAGCCGTGCAGCCCAGGATGCATTCGCGGCGCAGTCCCAGCAAAAGGCCATCGCGGCCATCGAAGCAGGTCGCTTCGCCGATGAAATCACACCCGTTGCCGTGCCCCAGCGCAAAGGCGAACCCCTGCAGTTCGCGATCGACGAGCAACCCCGCGCCGACACCACCGAGCAAAGCCTGGGCAAACTAAAACCGGCCTTCAAGGCCGACGGCAGCGTGACCGCCGGCAATGCGTCGTCGCTGAACGACGGCGCGGCATCGGTCATGCTCATGAGCGCAGCCAAGGCGCAGACCCTGGGCCTGCCGGTGCTGGCGCGCATTGCGGCCTATGCCAATGCCGGGGTCGATCCCGCAGTCATGGGCATCGCCCCGGTGTCGGCCACACGCCGCTGCCTGGAAAAAGCTGGCTGGAGCCTCGAGCAATTGGACCTTATCGAGGCCAATGAAGCGTTTGCGGCTCAGGCATTGTCGGTAGGCCAAGAGCTGGGCTGGGACGCCAGCAAGGTCAACGTCAACGGCGGTGCCATCGCCCTGGGTCACCCCATCGGCGCCTCGGGCTGCCGTGTGCTGGTCACGCTGCTGCACGAGATGCTGCGCCGCGATGCCCGCAAGGGGCTGGCGACCCTCTGCATCGGTGGCGGGCAAGGTGTGGCCCTGGCCCTGGCGCGGGACTGACCGCTTCCGTTCGCCGCGCACTGGCCGTGCGTGGCGAATGGATGGACAATGGCACGCCAAGGCCATCGCCACTTATCCAGGAGTCTACCCATG encodes the following:
- a CDS encoding acetyl-CoA C-acetyltransferase, producing MQDVVIVAATRTAVGSFQGALANVPAVDLGATVIRRLLAQTRLDPAQVDEVILGQVLTAGAGQNPARQAAIFAGLPSAVPAMTLNKVCGSGLKAVHLAAQAIRCGDAEVVIAGGMENMSLAPYVLPAARTGLRMGNAALVDSMIKDGLWDAFNDYHMGITAENLADRYGISRAAQDAFAAQSQQKAIAAIEAGRFADEITPVAVPQRKGEPLQFAIDEQPRADTTEQSLGKLKPAFKADGSVTAGNASSLNDGAASVMLMSAAKAQTLGLPVLARIAAYANAGVDPAVMGIAPVSATRRCLEKAGWSLEQLDLIEANEAFAAQALSVGQELGWDASKVNVNGGAIALGHPIGASGCRVLVTLLHEMLRRDARKGLATLCIGGGQGVALALARD